GCAGTGGTATGCACAGCCAACGGTCGGCCGCTCTGGAGGGAGCCATCGCCCTCGACGTCGATCGCGTGCGTCAGCAGCGTCATGTTGCTGAAGACTTCATCAGGATCGGAACCGTCGGCCAGCAACCGGGTCAGGGTCTCCGCATCCTCGTGCTCGACCGCGTGATGGGCGGGTGTCCAGTAGTCACTCACCAAGGCATTCAACCGCCACCGCAGCACGTCTGCCAGCGACTGTCTACAGGGGGCGTGTCGCTCCATCGGGCACGCAGGGGTACTGGCGCCCCTGTCCGGTCGTCACGGAGGCGCTGTCGACGTTCAGGCCCCGCGTCAAACCGCGGTGGGGGCAGCCAGTGTCGGGTCCTGGCCGGAGTGGCGTAGCGACCTGGCGATGAATCCGGACGCCACCAGTTCGGTCACGAGTTCATTGAGAAACCGTGTGGTCTTCGGGCTCCGCTCCTTCGTTGT
This genomic window from Streptomyces sp. DG2A-72 contains:
- a CDS encoding ankyrin repeat domain-containing protein gives rise to the protein MSDYWTPAHHAVEHEDAETLTRLLADGSDPDEVFSNMTLLTHAIDVEGDGSLQSGRPLAVHTTAVLLAFRADPELADPDGHTPMDMADHYGHDLAVKLLRAHISGRAAGNR